The Gasterosteus aculeatus chromosome 17, fGasAcu3.hap1.1, whole genome shotgun sequence genome includes a window with the following:
- the ttll3 gene encoding tubulin monoglycylase TTLL3 isoform X1, translating to MQQMSLAPVEGTLHRRVPTLPAIKPDRLKTAKALVAKAVKLKKVFSVQGPYPVIRAALWARGWVERRVPHPVQRASHCHGNREEDGDGSAEVTERVGEGEKEENLDDMYDLMSRLVRNETTYFHWTLRRDYVDFRSLRNEQMTNHYANSGTFTTKVGLCVNLRNLQWFDTADPDTFFPRCYRLGTEDEKQAFIDDFRKTACTSLLQHVVKTSRWRRDGAEDLDNVEHRFVGPELIDTALHVCQEFLNILDHRDIDVTVETSASVEEQHWVEFLQDYYMVVHKGALIRGSSVFVERCQATLNKMQEACPQLDTDGLKNIWIIKPGAKSRGRGIMCINRLEEILALVDSDRALTESKWVVQKYVECPLLVHGTKFDIRQWFLITDWNPLTVWFYSECYLRFSTQPYSTNTLDSSVHLCNTSIQKHFQPSSERHPAVPVENMWSCSQFRAYLQQQGRGAEWESVVVTGMQQAVVRTLQTAQDLVEPRKASFELYGADFVLGRDLKPWLLEINASPTMACSTSVTARLCPAVQLDILRVVLDRRTDPSAYTGGFQLIFKQAAVEVPPYVGVNLLVEGAPVRRSRHRLQKQTVFSSPTLAIHFSPDRSLSEKVEMTQKPSSQRYALTAFCHSGKEKHTAEEKNRQLTTSFQREREGRTNIQNTSCVDIACRSLPCEHPSMVHTEPQRKARRLGLGLGAKVATLVPRSFSFSLSPPVNTGHQPLVSRSVLPQTAFKLQQRSPIRGFPSLPGPLPTMEVFSLQPSIVSGTTACRNPHLSFHHSVHKRQLFRCTEEHENDRY from the exons ATGCAACAAATGTCAC TGGCTCCCGTGGAGGGGACGTTACATCGCAGAGTGCCGACCCTGCCAGCGATCAAGCCAGACAGGCTAAAAACAGCTAAAGCACTAGTGGCAAAAGCAGTCAAG CTGAAGAAAGTGTTTTCAGTGCAGGGACCGTACCCTGTGATCCGTGCCGCCTTGTGGGCCAGAGGGTGGGTGGAACGTCGTGTCCCCCATCCGGTCCAGAGAGCCAgtcattgccatggcaacagggaGGAAGATGGTGATGGCAGTGCTGAGGTTACTG AGAGAGTGGGTGAAGGCGAGAAAGAGGAGAACCTTGATGACATGTATGACCTCATG TCTCGCCTGGTTCGAAATGAAACAACATATTTCCACTGGACACTACGTCGTGATTACGTAGACTTTCGCTCCTTACGGAATGAACAAATGACCAACCACTACGCAAATTCTGGGACGTTTACTACCAAG GTTGGCCTCTGTGTGAACCTGCGTAACCTTCAGTGGTTTGATACAGCAGATCCTGACACCTTCTTCCCAAGGTGCTACAGGCttgggacagaggatgaaaAGCAGGCTTTCATAG ATGATTTCAGGAAGACAGCATGCACCAGCCTGCTGCAGCATGTGGTTAAGAcaagcagatggaggagagatggagcagagg ACTTAGATAATGTGGAGCATCGATTTGTTGGTCCGGAGCTGATTGACACAGCTTTGCACGTCTGTCAAGAGTTTCTCAATATTTTAGATCACAGAGACATTGATGTTACCGTAGAAACATCGGCTTCAGTGGAAGAGCAACATTGGGTGGAGTTTTTGCAGGACTACTACATGGTTGTGCA TAAAGGTGCATTGATCAGGGGTagcagtgtgtttgtggagcGCTGCCAGGCCACTTTAAACAAAATGCAGGAGGCTTGCCCTCAGCTGGATACTGATGGACTAAAAAACATCTGGATCATCAAACCAGGTGCCAAGTCGAGAGGACGGG GTATTATGTGTATAAATCGTCTGGAGGAGATTTTGGCACTTGTGGACAGTGACAGAGCCCTGACAGAGAGTAAGTGGGTGGTTCAGAAATACGTTGAATGTCCTCTGTTGGTCCACGGCACCAAGTTCGACATCCGTCAGTGGTTCCTCATCACCGACTGGAACCCTCTGACGGTCTGGTTCTACAGCGAGTGCTACCTGCGATTCTCCACCCAGCCATACTCAACAAACACTCTGGACAG CTCCGTCCACCTGTGCAACACTTCCATCCAGAAGCACTTTCAGCCGTCCTCTGAGCGCCATCCTGCAGTGCCGGTGGAAAATATGTGGTCGTGCAGTCAGTTTAGGGCGTATCTTCAGCAGCAGGGCCGTGGGGCAGAGTGGGAGTCAGTGGTGGTCACGGGCATGCAGCAAGCAGTGGTCCGTACCCTGCAGACAGCCCAAGACCTGGTCGAGCCCCGCAAGGCGAGCTTTGAGCTCTACGGAGCCGACTTTGTGTTGGGCCGAGACCTGAAGCCTTGGCTCCTGGAGATCAACGCCAGTCCGACTATGGCCTGCTCCACTTCTGTGACCGCTCGCCTCTGCCCAGCTGTGCAGCTGGACATTCTGAGGGTGGTGCTGGACAGACGGACGGATCCTAGTGCTTACACAGGAGGCTTCCAGCTAATCTTCAAACAG GCTGCAGTTGAAGTTCCTCCGTATGTGGGAGTGAACTTGCTGGTGGAAGGAGCCCCCGTACGGCGATCCAGACACCGACTtcaaaaacaaactgttttttctAGTCCAACTCTCGCTATCCATTTCTCTCCAGACCGGTCTTTGTCAGAAAAAGttgaaatgacacaaaaacCATCGAGTCAGAGGTACGCACTCACCGCTTTCTGCCACTCAGGCAAGGAGAAGCACACCgctgaagagaaaaacagacagcTGACCACATCTTTTCAGCGGGAACGAGAGGGGAGGACAAATATCCAGAACACCTCCTGTGTTGACATCGCCTGTCGCAGTCTGCCGTGTGAACACCCTTCGATGGTACACACTGAACCTCAGAGAAAAGCTCGACGTCTGGGTTTGGGCCTTGGTGCCAAAGTAGCAACTCTGGTCCCACGgagcttttccttttccctcaGCCCTCCTGTCAACACAGGCCATCAACCACTCGTCTCCAGATCCGTTCTTCCCCAGACAGCTTTTAAACTCCAACAGAGATCTCCTATTAGGGGCTTTCCTTCACTCCCGGGCCCTCTTCCTACCATGGAGGTCTTTAGCTTGCAACCGAGCATTGTGTCTGGTACCACTGCCTGTCGTAATCCACACTTGTCCTTTCACCACAGTGTCCACAAGCGTCAGTTATTCCGCTGCACGGAGGAACATGAAAATGATCGGTATTAA
- the ttll3 gene encoding tubulin monoglycylase TTLL3 isoform X2 has product MYDLMSRLVRNETTYFHWTLRRDYVDFRSLRNEQMTNHYANSGTFTTKVGLCVNLRNLQWFDTADPDTFFPRCYRLGTEDEKQAFIDDFRKTACTSLLQHVVKTSRWRRDGAEDLDNVEHRFVGPELIDTALHVCQEFLNILDHRDIDVTVETSASVEEQHWVEFLQDYYMVVHKGALIRGSSVFVERCQATLNKMQEACPQLDTDGLKNIWIIKPGAKSRGRGIMCINRLEEILALVDSDRALTESKWVVQKYVECPLLVHGTKFDIRQWFLITDWNPLTVWFYSECYLRFSTQPYSTNTLDSSVHLCNTSIQKHFQPSSERHPAVPVENMWSCSQFRAYLQQQGRGAEWESVVVTGMQQAVVRTLQTAQDLVEPRKASFELYGADFVLGRDLKPWLLEINASPTMACSTSVTARLCPAVQLDILRVVLDRRTDPSAYTGGFQLIFKQAAVEVPPYVGVNLLVEGAPVRRSRHRLQKQTVFSSPTLAIHFSPDRSLSEKVEMTQKPSSQRYALTAFCHSGKEKHTAEEKNRQLTTSFQREREGRTNIQNTSCVDIACRSLPCEHPSMVHTEPQRKARRLGLGLGAKVATLVPRSFSFSLSPPVNTGHQPLVSRSVLPQTAFKLQQRSPIRGFPSLPGPLPTMEVFSLQPSIVSGTTACRNPHLSFHHSVHKRQLFRCTEEHENDRY; this is encoded by the exons ATGTATGACCTCATG TCTCGCCTGGTTCGAAATGAAACAACATATTTCCACTGGACACTACGTCGTGATTACGTAGACTTTCGCTCCTTACGGAATGAACAAATGACCAACCACTACGCAAATTCTGGGACGTTTACTACCAAG GTTGGCCTCTGTGTGAACCTGCGTAACCTTCAGTGGTTTGATACAGCAGATCCTGACACCTTCTTCCCAAGGTGCTACAGGCttgggacagaggatgaaaAGCAGGCTTTCATAG ATGATTTCAGGAAGACAGCATGCACCAGCCTGCTGCAGCATGTGGTTAAGAcaagcagatggaggagagatggagcagagg ACTTAGATAATGTGGAGCATCGATTTGTTGGTCCGGAGCTGATTGACACAGCTTTGCACGTCTGTCAAGAGTTTCTCAATATTTTAGATCACAGAGACATTGATGTTACCGTAGAAACATCGGCTTCAGTGGAAGAGCAACATTGGGTGGAGTTTTTGCAGGACTACTACATGGTTGTGCA TAAAGGTGCATTGATCAGGGGTagcagtgtgtttgtggagcGCTGCCAGGCCACTTTAAACAAAATGCAGGAGGCTTGCCCTCAGCTGGATACTGATGGACTAAAAAACATCTGGATCATCAAACCAGGTGCCAAGTCGAGAGGACGGG GTATTATGTGTATAAATCGTCTGGAGGAGATTTTGGCACTTGTGGACAGTGACAGAGCCCTGACAGAGAGTAAGTGGGTGGTTCAGAAATACGTTGAATGTCCTCTGTTGGTCCACGGCACCAAGTTCGACATCCGTCAGTGGTTCCTCATCACCGACTGGAACCCTCTGACGGTCTGGTTCTACAGCGAGTGCTACCTGCGATTCTCCACCCAGCCATACTCAACAAACACTCTGGACAG CTCCGTCCACCTGTGCAACACTTCCATCCAGAAGCACTTTCAGCCGTCCTCTGAGCGCCATCCTGCAGTGCCGGTGGAAAATATGTGGTCGTGCAGTCAGTTTAGGGCGTATCTTCAGCAGCAGGGCCGTGGGGCAGAGTGGGAGTCAGTGGTGGTCACGGGCATGCAGCAAGCAGTGGTCCGTACCCTGCAGACAGCCCAAGACCTGGTCGAGCCCCGCAAGGCGAGCTTTGAGCTCTACGGAGCCGACTTTGTGTTGGGCCGAGACCTGAAGCCTTGGCTCCTGGAGATCAACGCCAGTCCGACTATGGCCTGCTCCACTTCTGTGACCGCTCGCCTCTGCCCAGCTGTGCAGCTGGACATTCTGAGGGTGGTGCTGGACAGACGGACGGATCCTAGTGCTTACACAGGAGGCTTCCAGCTAATCTTCAAACAG GCTGCAGTTGAAGTTCCTCCGTATGTGGGAGTGAACTTGCTGGTGGAAGGAGCCCCCGTACGGCGATCCAGACACCGACTtcaaaaacaaactgttttttctAGTCCAACTCTCGCTATCCATTTCTCTCCAGACCGGTCTTTGTCAGAAAAAGttgaaatgacacaaaaacCATCGAGTCAGAGGTACGCACTCACCGCTTTCTGCCACTCAGGCAAGGAGAAGCACACCgctgaagagaaaaacagacagcTGACCACATCTTTTCAGCGGGAACGAGAGGGGAGGACAAATATCCAGAACACCTCCTGTGTTGACATCGCCTGTCGCAGTCTGCCGTGTGAACACCCTTCGATGGTACACACTGAACCTCAGAGAAAAGCTCGACGTCTGGGTTTGGGCCTTGGTGCCAAAGTAGCAACTCTGGTCCCACGgagcttttccttttccctcaGCCCTCCTGTCAACACAGGCCATCAACCACTCGTCTCCAGATCCGTTCTTCCCCAGACAGCTTTTAAACTCCAACAGAGATCTCCTATTAGGGGCTTTCCTTCACTCCCGGGCCCTCTTCCTACCATGGAGGTCTTTAGCTTGCAACCGAGCATTGTGTCTGGTACCACTGCCTGTCGTAATCCACACTTGTCCTTTCACCACAGTGTCCACAAGCGTCAGTTATTCCGCTGCACGGAGGAACATGAAAATGATCGGTATTAA